ATCTGGACTGGAGCGGACCGCAGAAGACAATTGTCTTTTCCCGTCTTCCAGCGTACGAAATACGAAGCTATCGAGGCAGTTTTACAATTCATTCCCATGCCTCCCTCTGGAAAGCCTTTTTGCACCATTGCAGCCATACTCCGGCCCAACCGCGCCATCTGACCGGCGTCTCAAAGGAGTACGACTATGAACAAAAGCGAACTGGTCCAGTCACTTGCGAACAAACTCAATGTTCCGGTTGAGGATGCCGCCGTCATTGTGGACACATTTTTCGAGTCCATGCGCGAAGCTCTGCTGCGCGGCGACAGAATCGAAATACGCGGCTTCGGCAGCTTCAAGATCAAGCAGTATGAAGGCTACACCGGCCGGAATCCCAAAACCGGCGAGTCCGTTCAGGTCAAACCCAAGAAGATGCCCTTCTTCAAAGCGGGCAAGGGCTTGCTGGACTATCTGAACGAATAGAAGCGTTCTCGCACAAATGATGCCGTCCGACCCGCGCAGCGCCG
Above is a window of Desulfomicrobium orale DSM 12838 DNA encoding:
- a CDS encoding HU family DNA-binding protein, with protein sequence MNKSELVQSLANKLNVPVEDAAVIVDTFFESMREALLRGDRIEIRGFGSFKIKQYEGYTGRNPKTGESVQVKPKKMPFFKAGKGLLDYLNE